The genomic DNA GTGCAGCCAGGTTCTTCCAATGGTATCCAGACAGGAGAAAGAAACCAGCTTTACTGAATGCATAAAGGCTTCAGCTGTAGATTTTTGTGACACTGATGAGGCTGACGCTTTGCAGAACCGCACCTGTGAGATGGCAGAAGTAGTGGCATGCCACCATCTGGGCCCACAAGCCAAAGAAACAAGAACCCCCCCAGGAATAACAGGTCTCATTTTAATGAATGAATATACTGTGATGCCAGGACAGAATCACACAGGAGGAGCAGAAAACCACAGCATGACAGGAGACAGTGGAATTGACTCCCCAAGGTAAGAAAATACATGTAACATAGTTACATGTATCATCACCTAGTTAACAACAATCATATTTGTGTAGACCTTTTGCTGTATATCATAAACACCCCTCCCCACCAGCAAAACTGGTATTATCTTTTGCTTATGACCCAGAAATACTCAACATTTACAGTGCTCCCATGCTGTATTCCACAAACGTTCTGCTTAAATCTGCTATGCATAtgctgctgtttgtattttgcatttgcattcaCAGTACAAGATGGAGATGCATAGTTGCAGAAATGCTCAGGAACATGAATAAACTCAACGTGTTTCTGTTGGCAAGACTATCCATCTTGCCATATGACATTATAGATATTGTCATAGTTACCCTGGTTGCAGGTGaagaataaaatgtgttttataaaGATGTCCAATCATAACTTAAAGTGCAAAATATCCAACTTGCTCACAACAGACAGGAGAATGTTCACACCACCTTGAGGGAGAGGCTCCTTTCACTGGGTGCCTGTAGCCTGTAACTACGTACTTTTTCGAAGAGATTTTTTGAAAGTTTCTTAATGGAAAACGAATTGATATTAAACAAATTTTATATGGTTGCACATGGGTAAGACTTACACAGCTGTTAACTAACTGGCAAGAACCGAAGTTAAAATGCTGCGTGGGGGAAAATTACATCAATTTTTAATAGCATTCTATGTGCCTAAGACCTTAAATGACCGATGCTTAAGTGCAATTAAAGCACTCATTTGAGTCCTTTAATTAAAGGTCATCATTTTATATGTGTCATCACCTTAAGCAGCTTATATATACAGGAGCAAATCACATCTTACAGTTTTTaaggaaatgctgctggagtggggttttggttgttttgtttttcccttaagCAGCTTTTTGGCACAGTTCTCCTGTGTTCCTTGGAGGCGGCCACTTGGAGCCCCTTGGTCAGTCTGATGGTATTGATGCCATCTGAGGTAGCAGAAACCAAAccagtactgctttgtctttagACCGTGAAGTCTGACATCTAATAATTCTTCTTTTAGATGGACTGAAAAGAAGATGAAGCTTCCTGCCAAACTCTGACAGCATCAATAGCAACGTATGGAGAACATATGGAGAGTGGAAGGGCAGTGACAAAAAGTGCCTTGTTTCAGCTAATTCTAGCCAGGAAGGCTTGCTAAGTTTTTAATAAGGTGtcaactttttatttctaacaGTGCAAGCATACTATAACTGTGCTTGGTGATGTCTGGTGTCTGCCTGTAAATATAAGCCTTTTGTTAACATTTTGGAGATATCAATAGCAGAAATGTAcggtgtttttgtgtttgtttttgcaccTCCTCGTCCAATAAAAATGAGGGCTGACGCGGTGCGTTCGGGTCGGCTGTTCGCTGGGGGCGGGCACGCACTGCCCAAGCACAACTGTATTTGACCTGAAAATTGCTGAAGGCGTTTCCTTCTCGAGCCACGGGACCGACGGCAGGCGCTGCGCCTCCTGTCAGAAAACGACGCAGAGCACTGGATCGGCACGCACCTTTTCACACGCAGACTCCTTCACCGCCGAGCCTCTCTCGCTGCCCCGCCGAGCCGCACGGGGCCAACTGTGGGCTGATGAGCTCTGCAGTGTGAGGGAAGGCGCCCAGCCGCGCGCCCCTGCCTTCTCTCGCGAATGGGGAGCGCGCTCTGCCGCCCCGCGGATAATTTTGATGCCTTATTCCCGCCTTCTTTCTCTGCCCTCATACACGTGCTTTACATGTACAGTCACGGAAGGGCGCCAAAGCACTCCGCCGCCGGGAAGCCCGGCCACGCCATCGTGGCGGCGGCCTCGCGGCCGGGGCGCGCGCGGGGCACGCTGGGACTTGTAGTTCAGGCCGAGCGGGGACCCCGGGGCACGCTGGGATTTGTAGTCCGGCCTAGGGGCGGCCTCCCATTGGCTATGGGGCGGCGGCAGTTCGCCGGGATCGGCACCGGTTTCCGGGGTGGGGTCCATTCCTGTCACGGCGCGGTTGCGGCGCGGTGGCCGGCGAGCGACGATGCCTGAGGCTACCCGGATCCGTGCCGGCAGCGGGGCCGAGTCGGAGCCCGACAGCCCTATGGAAAGTGAGGCTGCGCCAGACGGCAGCCGGCGGCGGCGCAAGGTACCGGGGAGGGTTCTGAAGCCTGCCGAGGCCGGCTCCGGCCCGCTTGTGCCGCTCCTCCCATGTGCCGGCGGTCGCGCTTCCACCTCCCGGCACGGCGTGGAGCGGCGCGGGCTGCTGGAGGCCCCGTCCCTCCGGAGGAGCTCGGGCCGGGCAAGGCCTGTGCCGCGGGGTACCCGGTCGGGCCGGCCACGTGCATGGCCTCCCGGAGGCCTCGTGGTGAGGCGGGACCGCCGGGCACGCGGGGTTGGCCCGGTGGGGCGGCTGGCCGGGTAGGTGTCCTTGGGCGGGGGCTGAGGTGGAGACCGAGCCCTACGGCGTGGGCTCGGGTGTCCCGATAGCGGGAGGCGCCCGGCCCGCCTCTGAGAGCAGCCGGGAATGCACGTGTGCGCGTCTCTCTGACGGCCTTGTTGCTTTTGGCTCgccagaaggagaagaaagagaagaaatccaAGCGGCACGATAAGGCTCGGAAGAGGAAAGCTCAGGCAGATGAAAGCGAGCAGTCGGAAGAAGAAGAGAGTGAGTCGCCAAAGCccaagaaagcaaagaacagaGGGAAGCAAAATGGGCACGTGAGGGAGGAGAGCCCAGAGAATGCCAAGCTGTCTTCTATCAGTGCCAAATCCACCCACAAGAAACAGCCCAGCAACTCCAGCGAAACGTccagtggggatggggacagtgACCAGGAGCAGGTAATGGGGGTACCTGGTGTGCCATGGTGACAAGGGGAGCTTTCAGCACCTGTGTTACAGTCAGCCTACGTTTAGAGCAGgttatcttcatttctttgcGTGTGCTTTTCCCTCACAACCAATGGGAAGACTGCCCTGACTTTCCAGACTGAAAGCTGCTTGGTTGTTCTTGCTGGCAGTTGTTTGCCAACAGTTGGAATTGTGAGAGTGCTGAAGTTCTAGATCAGCGCCCGTGGTTTCCTCACATCAACAGTGCCAGTGCCGTTGGAGCTGCTGGTTGCTGCCTTCAGGCTGCACGCAGAGGGCATCTGGGTGTGATTTACTGGCAGTGGCTGTGATCGCTAgagatttgttttaattgtcTTCTTGCCAATATGAGTTCTTCtgtggtaattttttttttattatagttAGTGGAGAAAGAAAcgtaacatttttttttaatgcgtGATCTAATAAATTGTTAGCTTTTAATATGGTAAGATCCACCTTAGTGTAATAAAATGTATCATTGTaacagttttgtatttttcagccCTTTTGtagtaatgtttttatttttttggactTTGATTCTACCTGCTAAAACATACATTGAAGTGAGGCTCTAGGAAGATTTGCTGGTCTGCCTTGTTTTGTTACTCCTAGGAATCAGTTTGTGTCTGGAAATGAATGTGCTGTACAAGTTGGGCAGTAGATGGTTAGCTGGGTCTCAGGCTCGTTTCTTGCCCGTTACAACACACTCTGGTTGCCTGTCAGTAATTGTTTAAAACATAATCTTGAGAATTTTGGGGGGTGGAGTTTGGATGTCTTGCATTATTATGCCATTGTATTTAAGGCAAAGTCTTCATTTGAATTACAGGTTGCTTCTGTCTAACTTTGAAATATAATAGTAAGTAAAACAAAGAAGGCTCTTCAGCCACAGCTATGATGTTGTTACTGAAAGTTTGACCTTTGGCTGGGACACCAGTGTGTATGCTGTTATCCTACATTTTCTGATCGTCACACACGGTATTCATAGGAAACATTTTATGAATTATTATTTACTTAACAGGAGAtgactgaagagcagaaagaggGTGCTTTCTCCAATTTCCCTATCTCTAAAGGGACCATTCAGCTTCTTCAAGGTAAATTTCTTTTCATGATGTGATTTGCCTAGCTCAGGCTTTACAGTAGAACTTCAAATGAAAGATAGCTCAAAAAATGGTGTGGGAAATTTTCGGTTCAAAGTTATTTCATAGCATGTAAAGGAAAACCAGTTATATTTAGCATCTCTGACATTAGTTTGTGAATGAGTTAATGTAAAATTAAGAGAAGTAATAttgacattttatttgaaagtgaAAGTTTTTCTTAGCTAAGTGGGGAGCACTACGTAAATACAGTCAGAGTATTTAAAAGCTTTCATTAATGGCTAATAATTTCATCTGTCCCTGACTCTGGTGCTATGAAGTAGGAGAGTAAGGTGGGCAGCCCTAAGGTTGTGTCAGGATTAAATCAATCGTCTGTGATTAAATAAATCAGCGGAGGTGAAGATAAAGTCTTGACTTGCTCTAGGCTTGTTTGGTGGATGTTCTGCTAAGGGTGACCTCCTTTGAGGAGTATTGTATTAAAGCAGTCTGTTCTAATTGTTGCAGCTCGAGGAGTGACATACCTGTTTCCTGTGCAAGTGAAGACCTTCCACCCAGTATATTCTGGCAAAGATGTAATTGCTCAAGCACGAACTGGAACAGGGAAGACTTTCTCTTTTGCTATTCCATTAATTGAAAAGCTTCAGACAGACTcggaggaaagaagaagaggcCGTTCACCAAAAGTAACTATCTGGCTAGAATGCTGGTTTTGCGTTTGTCCTGTGCCCAAGTGATTCAGAAGATTAACTCACTGAAAAAGTGCTTCAGGTTTATGCAGGGATAAAAGCTATCTCCTTAAATAAGTTTGTTGAAATGGTGGGAGAtgttaaaaatacttatttttcagtAGGACAAGCAAAAGATGTTGAAACTTTTGTTCCAGAGAATGCACATTCATTACGAGATGTCAGCATTCTGATCAACTAAGTTTATTCTCTTAAGTTTGTTTTACCAAACTCTTATAGTGTATCCCCAAATTAGATAGGCCAAAGCTGATCATATGCTCTTCTGTGGTGGGAAATGTTTTGTCTGTGAAGTTCATCTTGTCACTCATCTCATGGGCTACGTGAAACTTAATTGAAAAAACTAAAAGGTATTAGGTGCATTTTTTTGCATCCAGCCATCATGTTGGCTGACTTGGGAGAACTGACTTGAGATTTCGTCTTGCAGAGAAGAGAGAGTTTTTATTGAGGGAGTCTCTGTTGTCAGATTTGAGAGTAGTGTTGCAACTATTAAAACTCCTGTGGCGTGTCCATCATCTACATTGAGGCCTGTGCATTGGGAGAGAGGAAAGCTGTTGGGCTGCTTTTGTGGGGATATCAGTGCAGGTTGCAGAACTGTGCTGAGCTCCAGTTTGCAGACCAAATGTATGTTTCACTGAGACAGCTGATAGGTTTTGGTGGTTTTTCCTTACACCTTCTCACAGGATTGTAAAGGAGTACCAAGCTTGCAGGGCTTcttctttgtatgtttttgaAGAAACTTTTCTTATCCAAATTCTTTGATCTTATACTCAAGCAACTGTTCAGAAGCTAAAGTTAGATAAGATTTAAGTATTTCCTATCTAATAGTTAGAAACTCTGTCTTAAAAAGGATAATGCTGAAGGAGATGAATGCTGTTATGGGAAACTTAATCAGTGTGCTTCCCTAATCTTTGCTTAGATAACTATTtgaaccaatttttttttttttttaatgatgttatGGTCAGACCTAAACTGGTGGCTGAAAGTCTAATGTTGACTAGCTTGCCCAGAtaagctgtgggtgccccatccctgaaggtgccTAAGACCACAGATTGAGGCCCTAGGAAGCCTGAGCTGGtagggggcagccagcccatggcagggattgggactggatgagctttgagatcccttccaatgccagccattctatgattctgtgacagcagcagctagGTAGAAGCCATGTTGAGAATTTATCTGTTTGTCATCCAATGTAGGTTCTGGTTCTTGCTCCAACAAGAGAGCTGGCAAATCAGGTTGCCAAAGATTTCAAGGACATAACGAGAAAGCTGACAGTAGCTTGTTTTTATGGAGGAACACCATACAACGGACAAAGTAAGTGCCACACAGCAATAACTGACATGTCAGTTGACTGGTGTATTTGAGAAATGCAATTGGGTCTTTTCAAATGCAAGCTTTAACTCTAGATCTGAAAAGCAATTGTGGAGTATTCAGTGGTTCGGAATATCTTTTTAGGGTGGGAAATAGCTGCAGCTCTCAGTTATATTCTTAGTGTTCTTTGTGTGCTCTCATACTTTGAACCAAAGTGAAAGAGCTTATACTGTATACATACACAGAGTATTTGGGGTAAGTTCTTATAAAcgtttgtattttgtttaaaaaaatgtgaagtcTTATAGCTGTGAGTGGATgtggttttcttcctctttgtgGTGAGGGGTATTACAAGATTTGTAAGGAGTAaggaatttctgtattttgcctGCATAATTTGCTGTGTTGATAGCTTTAAACAAGACAAGGGCAGGAATGAGAGTAAACTCTTTTCTTACAACACATCTTACATCATTAGGGatgaaatttccttttcctgcatAACTTtgggaaataaattatttcaataatttagacagattttgtttgtttttcaaatctgGCTAAATTAAACAATCTGGAAAGATGCAACTATTTCCCAGGCACGTTAAAATAACCTCTTTGTTTGCAGTGTAATTTAAATCATGAGcaaaatgaagggaaatggggaagttttcttttttcccagggAGGGCAGTAGAATCTCTGATatcagttttgttatttttccccattttttcctccttgtcaTCGCTTCTCACTTGTTTGTAAATAAAGTACTTACAAGTGGTTTAAGAAGCTGATGTTGAttgttcttctgcttcttcaagTGTCTCTAATGTAGAGAAACCTCATTAGTTGACTGCTAACTCATCTTatgctctttcttctttatcaGTTGATCTCATTAGAAGTGGAATCGACATTTTGGTTGGGACACCTGGTCGAATCAAAGACCATCTTCAGAATGGCAAGCTGGACCTTACCAAGGTGAAACATGTTGTCCTTGATGAAGTTGACCAGATGTTGGACATGGGATTTGCTGAACAGGTGGAGGACATCTTACGAGTTGCGTACAAGAAAGGTAATCTCAACATTTTACTAAATAGTAGGAAAtaatcattttgtttcagaaaatatgCTCAGGTTTTAGCAAAGTTGCAATCTGGCTTTATTTAGAAATGATTGAATAGTGTCTTCTAGGAAACGTGAATGTAACGTGTGAGGAAGTGTGAAACTGGGAATTCATAGAGCCATCACAAAGCTTAAAATCCAATACCCAGGAATCTGCAGATAACTTTCCTTGACACACGCCTAGAAGTTGTACTTGATCTCTCTCCTGTTAAAAGGAatttgaagcttttctttctttccatcactTAGAAGCAGACTGGGTTTTTGCTCATAGTGATTTTATTCTGTAATCTTGAAAATACTTGtaatttttaaagcctttttttttttcctggtcttGATAATGCTTAAATTAGATAGCAGATTTTCCTTCCATATTTTAGTTGGTGAGATTTcgtgtcatatttttaataacgGTGTAATAAACTAGTATGCATCTATAAAAGAAGACGTTTTGAAacattattatttgttttaagattCTGAAGACAATCCTCAGACGCTGCTGTTTTCTGCAACATGCCCAAACTGGGTGTATGATGTGGCCAAAAAATACATGAAGTCTAAATATGAGCAGGTTGACTTGATTGGGAGAAAAACTCAGAAGGCTGCTACAACAGTAGAAGTGAGTAATCTGtctgaaggaaacattttcagatCTTATCCCTGTCACTTTTTGACACATCATCACATCCTAAATTGCTTTATCGGGATGATGTTGAAGTTTTTGGGAGTTATTTTGTGGAGATTTACTGTTTAGATTTAAGTATTGTCTCACAGTTACTTTGATAGATCAGTTGGTGGCATCATAATTGTACTGGAGGAATGAAAGAATGTTAATCTTGAGCTTGAAAAAAGCTTGTAACACATAGTATTTGTTTCACTTTATCTGGCATAAAGCTGTAGCTACTAGAGCTGCGTTAAATTCTGCACCTCTTTCTGTCCTTCAGAAAAGTAGTGTATTAACTGTAATTACTTCACTTAAAGTTAGACTGATCATTGTGTACATAAGGGCTTTCTGAATCTTGCATGTTCCAAAAATGTTTTGCCCAACAAGGAATTGTCTAGCTAGTATTGCTGAATTTTCCaatttcagatgttttaaaGACTCTTGTGGGATTTGTATAAGCTAACCTCAGGAATTCCTTTCCATAGCATTTGGCCATAGAATGTCACTGGtctcagagagctgcagttaTTGGAGATGTCATTCAGGTCTACAGTGGCAGCCACGGGAGGACCATTGTATTTTGTGAAACCAAAAAGGATGCAAATGAACTGGCTCTGAATGCGTCAATCAAGCAGGTATTCCATCAATTTTATTAAGAAACAAGGCTGTCACAGGAATCAACCCTACATTGATACTGGAGCAGTGCTGAGTTCAATTTTAGGGTGACTTTGAAAGTGAAGGAGAAAGGATTTTGCAAGTGGTCAATCAAAACAAacccttaaaaaaacaaaaaatggttGAAAGTTGATGCATTATAGTCTTCTGGACTAGGCTGTACTAACAGGCGTCGGGCTACATTTTTCTTAGGGGTTCTTGCTGACATTAAGTGAAGCAGTTGTGAGTTAGTTTCTGTCCTTTGATAGAGAACTGTGTCTCTTGGATTAAAACATGGTGACTGACTTGGAGACCTACTGGGATGGTAGCTCATGGTACCAGAATAGCAGTTACTGAGCTGTGATGTTGATGTTAATTAGTACTGTCAGACGGCCCCAATTAGGATTTAGAGTAGTAATGTGTCAGCGGCTCTACCTGCTATTAGCTGCT from Lagopus muta isolate bLagMut1 chromosome 5, bLagMut1 primary, whole genome shotgun sequence includes the following:
- the LOC125693346 gene encoding nucleolar RNA helicase 2-like; the encoded protein is MPEATRIRAGSGAESEPDSPMESEAAPDGSRRRRKKEKKEKKSKRHDKARKRKAQADESEQSEEEESESPKPKKAKNRGKQNGHVREESPENAKLSSISAKSTHKKQPSNSSETSSGDGDSDQEQEMTEEQKEGAFSNFPISKGTIQLLQARGVTYLFPVQVKTFHPVYSGKDVIAQARTGTGKTFSFAIPLIEKLQTDSEERRRGRSPKVLVLAPTRELANQVAKDFKDITRKLTVACFYGGTPYNGQIDLIRSGIDILVGTPGRIKDHLQNGKLDLTKVKHVVLDEVDQMLDMGFAEQVEDILRVAYKKDSEDNPQTLLFSATCPNWVYDVAKKYMKSKYEQVDLIGRKTQKAATTVEHLAIECHWSQRAAVIGDVIQVYSGSHGRTIVFCETKKDANELALNASIKQDCQSLHGDIPQKQREITLKGFRNGAFKVLVATNVAARGLDIPEVDLVVQSSPPKDVESYIHRSGRTGRAGRTGICICFYQRKEENQLRYVEQKAGITFKRVGVPTATDIIKASSKDAIRCLDSVPQSAIDYFKESAQLLIEEKGPVHALAAALAHISGATSIEQRSLLNSDVGFVTMVLRCSEEINNMSYVWRKLREQLGGDVDRKVNRMCFIKGRMGVCFDIPAADQKDIEERWEDSKQCCLCVANELPELEESQRGGGGGGGGRGRGGGGGGGGGGRGRGRGGNSRSFSGSRNGRRGGSGRNRFKSSGQKRSYDRAFDR